One genomic window of Azospirillaceae bacterium includes the following:
- a CDS encoding ParB N-terminal domain-containing protein: MVNVAAPAPDAGFEVEIADIEVAERLRAIDPAHVALIAGSMQERGQLTPILVRRRQGRKGKPYILVAGGHRVEAANLLAWSKIRIVLFDGSEGDARMAEIDENLIRHELNPFDRAVFMAERKNLYEELHPEARQGGDRRSEEFQNDTVSVWSFSKDTAEKCGINARTIERAVRIATQLCPEAKKRIPGTWLAKKQAELLALTHLEPAHQLLALDMLLASAPTVTTVEAARKIVQGVREETKSDTDRQLEKLVEAWQRAGAPARRAFLALRQAAGDLETNPKLEQVA, from the coding sequence ATGGTTAACGTCGCTGCACCCGCGCCAGACGCGGGATTTGAAGTCGAGATCGCCGATATTGAGGTGGCTGAACGCCTTCGGGCCATCGACCCCGCCCACGTCGCGTTGATCGCCGGGAGCATGCAGGAACGGGGACAGCTGACCCCCATCCTGGTGCGCCGCCGGCAGGGCCGGAAGGGGAAGCCGTACATCCTGGTGGCCGGTGGTCACCGTGTTGAGGCGGCCAACCTGCTGGCCTGGTCCAAGATCCGGATTGTCCTGTTCGACGGCAGTGAGGGCGACGCCCGCATGGCCGAGATCGACGAAAACCTGATCCGCCATGAACTGAACCCCTTCGACCGCGCCGTCTTCATGGCCGAGCGCAAAAACCTCTATGAGGAACTGCACCCCGAGGCCCGCCAGGGTGGCGACCGGCGCAGCGAGGAATTTCAAAACGACACCGTGTCGGTTTGGTCGTTCTCGAAGGACACCGCTGAGAAGTGCGGCATCAACGCCCGCACCATCGAGCGTGCGGTGCGCATCGCCACCCAGCTTTGCCCCGAGGCCAAGAAGCGCATCCCCGGAACCTGGCTGGCCAAGAAGCAGGCTGAGTTGCTGGCGCTCACGCACTTGGAGCCCGCCCACCAGCTGCTGGCCCTGGACATGCTGCTGGCGTCGGCGCCGACCGTCACCACGGTGGAGGCCGCCCGGAAGATCGTTCAGGGCGTCAGGGAAGAGACCAAGTCCGACACGGATAGGCAGCTGGAAAAGCTGGTCGAAGCGTGGCAGCGGGCCGGCGCGCCTGCCCGCCGGGCTTTCCTGGCGTTGCGCCAGGCCGCTGGTGATCTGGAGACCAACCCCAAGCTTGAGCAGGTGGCGTAA
- a CDS encoding DNA transposition protein: MAHPKDKTTLDLFEWQPPQIVHRFEEIRVRAATLRQRVSLAVAETLKQAEGERDAIATQVSDWLGETVTLNMLDAYASQAREDHSIPVVRLLGLIHATGDLRVLQMMAEMFGHSVIDNKWLPWVEVGQLADKKDEFDRAFDAARRQARKAMRP, from the coding sequence ATGGCTCATCCGAAGGACAAGACGACGCTCGACCTGTTCGAGTGGCAGCCGCCGCAGATCGTGCACCGGTTTGAGGAAATCCGGGTACGGGCGGCCACGCTGCGCCAGCGGGTTTCCCTGGCCGTCGCTGAGACCCTGAAACAGGCGGAAGGCGAGCGCGATGCCATCGCCACGCAGGTGTCCGACTGGCTGGGGGAGACGGTCACCCTGAACATGTTGGACGCCTACGCCAGCCAGGCCCGCGAGGATCACTCCATCCCCGTGGTGCGCCTGCTCGGCCTGATCCATGCCACCGGGGATCTGCGCGTGCTGCAGATGATGGCCGAGATGTTCGGGCACTCCGTCATCGACAACAAGTGGCTCCCCTGGGTCGAGGTCGGCCAGCTGGCCGACAAGAAGGATGAGTTCGACCGCGCCTTTGACGCGGCGCGGCGGCAAGCCAGAAAGGCGATGCGTCCATGA
- a CDS encoding helix-turn-helix domain-containing protein — MGWHPADIRAAVEKRGSTLKAVAVAAEVHEDACRFALRHRHVGGERALSEFLNIALWELWPDRWSRHGARLDHRTKELRERRNPMGNAAELSCQKNKAA; from the coding sequence ATGGGTTGGCATCCTGCCGACATCCGCGCGGCCGTTGAAAAACGCGGCTCGACGCTGAAGGCCGTGGCCGTCGCTGCCGAAGTGCATGAGGACGCCTGCCGCTTCGCCCTGCGCCACCGCCACGTCGGTGGCGAGCGCGCCCTGTCCGAATTCCTGAACATCGCGTTGTGGGAACTGTGGCCCGACCGTTGGTCCCGTCATGGCGCCCGCCTTGATCATCGCACGAAAGAGCTTCGTGAACGCCGCAACCCTATGGGGAACGCGGCTGAGCTGTCCTGTCAGAAAAATAAGGCTGCCTAG
- a CDS encoding glycosyltransferase family 4 protein — protein sequence AGSLVSTAVFRAGVRFDEDMRLGYEDWDFFLQAAGAGFRGRHCAGLTLKYRKRAESMLSDSSRDDAVIRSYLLRKHVRLFQPRNLVALEQREAPRYAIFLTDQSTVILTTDPAECTEQVSLAEFQLRCWRAWRDPSQFVAPPYMVFTHSSVLAVLGRSGLLHHMFASLEEQLEERSALVLGHLSAAKAPDMVALSKGPLSGYGHRNFSLAMMPLRLFQECVADPSPAWLESIKATNPQVPATVLEISLDLRREKVPLQNKGIQHLLSSFADFRASPYRSDSGDFKRWRQPGCGDRTKLYLKAREQIAPGAVAFPRVVDNGTGARKNIGFLLSVLSFGGVEKVTLRLMEVLKAQGWGVHVILVGASEALLTSEWRAAIDSVAFLPEGHANVGSEHAYTGTHLSAYREYPDQARALGRLHWLDAVVNCQSAAGNTIMARLRRLKVKTFAFPHVIDQTTMGRSVGHPYLVLPYEHAYDGVLTCSNALADWLAGMGVPRSKLVPIPNAPGYEPAAEQMRVALEKRAARGPAEPLRALFIGRLDRQKGVERLVEVVRLCEAEQLPVEWRIVGKSVLASESAEAALSSLKDKLEPPVSSAKDLTELYAWADVLVVLSHWEGLPLTILEAGNLECVPIATDVGAVREAVDHGRTGVLLAKAPVLECVAALRQLQPGPRPAATDGA from the coding sequence AGGCGGGCAGCCTGGTCTCCACCGCCGTTTTCCGGGCGGGCGTGCGCTTCGACGAGGACATGCGGCTGGGGTATGAGGATTGGGATTTCTTCCTCCAGGCGGCCGGGGCGGGTTTCCGCGGACGGCATTGTGCCGGACTGACCCTGAAGTACCGCAAGCGCGCGGAAAGCATGCTGAGCGACTCATCGCGTGACGACGCCGTCATCCGCTCCTACCTGCTGCGCAAGCATGTCCGGCTGTTCCAGCCGCGCAACCTGGTGGCGCTGGAACAGCGCGAGGCGCCCCGCTACGCCATTTTCCTGACGGACCAGTCGACCGTCATCCTCACTACCGATCCCGCGGAATGCACGGAGCAGGTCAGCCTGGCTGAATTCCAGCTGCGGTGCTGGCGGGCATGGCGCGATCCCTCGCAATTCGTGGCCCCGCCCTATATGGTCTTCACCCATTCCAGCGTGCTGGCGGTCCTGGGCCGGTCCGGCCTGCTGCACCATATGTTCGCCTCGCTTGAGGAACAGCTGGAAGAGCGCAGCGCCCTCGTCCTGGGGCATCTGAGCGCCGCCAAGGCGCCGGATATGGTGGCCCTGTCCAAGGGGCCGCTGTCCGGTTATGGCCACCGCAATTTCTCGCTGGCGATGATGCCCTTGCGCCTGTTCCAGGAATGCGTGGCGGACCCAAGTCCCGCCTGGCTGGAATCCATCAAGGCCACCAATCCCCAGGTGCCGGCCACGGTGCTGGAGATCAGCCTGGACCTGCGACGGGAAAAGGTGCCCCTGCAGAACAAGGGCATCCAGCACCTGCTGTCCTCGTTCGCGGATTTCCGGGCGTCGCCGTATCGGTCCGACAGTGGTGATTTCAAGCGTTGGCGGCAGCCCGGATGCGGTGACCGCACCAAGCTGTATCTGAAGGCGCGGGAACAGATCGCCCCCGGTGCCGTGGCCTTTCCCCGCGTGGTCGACAACGGCACGGGGGCCAGGAAGAACATCGGTTTCCTGCTGTCGGTCCTGAGTTTCGGTGGCGTGGAGAAGGTGACCTTGCGTCTGATGGAGGTGCTGAAGGCGCAAGGCTGGGGCGTCCATGTCATCCTGGTGGGCGCGTCGGAGGCCTTGCTGACCTCGGAATGGCGTGCCGCCATCGACAGTGTCGCCTTCCTGCCGGAGGGGCATGCCAATGTCGGGTCCGAGCATGCCTATACGGGAACCCATCTGTCCGCCTATCGGGAATATCCTGACCAGGCGCGTGCCCTGGGGCGGCTCCACTGGCTGGACGCCGTGGTCAACTGCCAGTCGGCGGCGGGCAACACCATCATGGCGCGGCTGCGGCGCCTGAAGGTGAAGACTTTCGCTTTCCCCCATGTCATCGACCAAACCACGATGGGCCGGTCTGTGGGGCATCCTTATCTGGTGCTCCCCTACGAGCATGCGTACGATGGCGTCCTCACCTGTTCCAACGCCCTGGCGGATTGGCTGGCGGGCATGGGCGTTCCCCGGTCCAAACTAGTGCCCATCCCCAATGCCCCGGGGTACGAACCGGCGGCCGAACAGATGCGCGTGGCCCTGGAGAAGCGTGCGGCCCGCGGGCCGGCCGAGCCCTTGCGGGCCCTGTTCATCGGGCGCCTGGACCGGCAAAAGGGGGTGGAGCGCCTGGTCGAGGTGGTGCGCCTTTGCGAGGCGGAACAGCTTCCCGTGGAATGGCGCATCGTCGGCAAGAGTGTGCTGGCCAGTGAAAGCGCCGAGGCGGCCCTGTCGTCGCTCAAGGACAAGCTGGAGCCACCGGTTTCCAGCGCAAAGGATTTGACCGAACTGTATGCCTGGGCCGATGTCCTGGTGGTCCTGTCGCATTGGGAAGGCCTGCCGCTCACCATCCTGGAGGCGGGCAACCTGGAATGCGTGCCGATCGCGACGGATGTCGGTGCCGTGCGCGAGGCCGTCGATCACGGACGCACGGGCGTTCTGCTGGCCAAGGCGCCGGTGCTGGAATGTGTCGCCGCCCTACGGCAGCTCCAACCAGGACCGCGCCCTGCTGCAACAGATGGGGCGTAA
- a CDS encoding DUF1636 domain-containing protein translates to MNDITIYVCRGCRGPQPTDGPPPDDATPRPGAMLYQAAETAACDTPTACTISVVPVDCLANCNRGPSAAMQGQDRWTYVFGGLDPATGGPALIAGAQLLAESADGLLPWRGRPDALKRGLIARVPPAVPRSPG, encoded by the coding sequence ATGAATGACATCACGATCTATGTCTGCCGCGGCTGTCGGGGGCCCCAGCCAACCGACGGCCCGCCGCCCGATGACGCCACCCCTCGTCCCGGTGCGATGTTGTATCAAGCGGCCGAGACGGCGGCATGCGATACCCCCACCGCCTGCACCATCAGCGTCGTGCCCGTGGACTGCCTGGCCAATTGCAACCGGGGACCCAGCGCGGCGATGCAGGGACAGGATCGTTGGACCTATGTCTTCGGTGGTCTGGATCCGGCCACCGGCGGGCCGGCCCTGATCGCCGGCGCGCAACTGCTGGCCGAATCCGCCGACGGCCTGCTGCCCTGGCGCGGGCGTCCGGACGCGCTGAAACGCGGCCTGATCGCCCGGGTGCCGCCAGCGGTCCCACGCTCCCCCGGCTAG
- a CDS encoding helix-turn-helix domain containing protein, producing the protein MAAMTPPLPPSLSSSSSRRTPARGRSPGRPREFDMDQALDRAIAVFRERGYHAASIADLKAALGLTPGSLYKAFKDKRAIYLAAFGRYTILRAAALTERLAGQTTGRARLEAIVRGHLRLE; encoded by the coding sequence ATGGCGGCCATGACACCGCCGCTGCCGCCATCCTTGTCCTCCTCTTCCAGCCGCCGGACGCCGGCCCGCGGCCGCTCTCCCGGGCGGCCGCGTGAGTTCGACATGGACCAGGCGTTGGACCGGGCCATCGCCGTCTTTCGGGAACGCGGCTATCACGCGGCCTCCATCGCCGACCTGAAGGCGGCCCTGGGCCTAACCCCGGGCAGTCTGTACAAGGCGTTCAAGGACAAGCGCGCCATCTATCTGGCCGCCTTCGGCCGTTACACCATCTTGCGTGCGGCCGCGTTGACGGAGCGTCTGGCGGGCCAGACCACCGGCCGCGCCCGGCTGGAGGCGATTGTTAGGGGACACCTGAGATTGGAGTGA
- a CDS encoding helix-turn-helix transcriptional regulator: protein MAPPKKPQTPFAERLIQARGDMSRSDAAESLGIPNNTLGSYERGEAEPAISKILAIADLYQVSLQWLLRGEGEARPKAETAAPLAEAAAVLDTKRLRSAILSVQRLAQEEPEVLLGGPGAFAEMVVETYQFLVNTSDAEKRRMVMEEKAKTDRQAG from the coding sequence ATGGCCCCTCCGAAGAAGCCGCAGACCCCTTTCGCAGAGCGCCTGATCCAGGCGCGCGGGGACATGAGCCGCTCTGATGCAGCGGAGAGTTTGGGGATCCCGAACAACACGCTCGGTAGCTACGAGCGCGGTGAGGCCGAGCCGGCTATTTCGAAAATCCTGGCTATTGCTGACCTGTACCAGGTTTCTTTACAATGGCTGCTGCGCGGTGAGGGCGAGGCTCGCCCGAAGGCTGAGACGGCTGCACCGTTGGCTGAAGCGGCGGCGGTGCTGGACACCAAGCGGCTACGGAGTGCCATCCTATCGGTGCAACGCTTGGCCCAGGAAGAACCTGAGGTGCTGTTGGGAGGGCCGGGGGCGTTCGCGGAAATGGTGGTGGAAACCTACCAGTTCCTGGTGAACACGTCAGACGCGGAGAAGCGCCGTATGGTCATGGAAGAAAAGGCAAAAACCGACCGGCAGGCCGGCTGA
- the galE gene encoding UDP-glucose 4-epimerase GalE, whose protein sequence is MTTTPTVLVVGGAGFVGSHACKALGAAGFTPVVYDDLSNGVRDAVRWGPFEQGGLADEDRLTAVLRQYRPAAVLHFAAFIEAGQSVREPGRFYANNVAGTLALLRAMATVDLARIVFSSTAAVYGNPQIVPIPERHPLAPVNPYGRSKLMVEEILADLSAAQSLRFAVLRYFNAAGADPEGELRENHKPETHLIPLALQAAFGQRPELTLFGTDYDTPDGTCIRDYVHVADLASAHVLALKRLLAGGDNLIANLGTGRGHSVREVIDTVATVTGRPVPVRQAGRRPGDPAILVADASYARRELAWAPRFPELADMVRHAAATLPGL, encoded by the coding sequence ATGACGACAACGCCGACCGTCCTGGTCGTCGGGGGTGCTGGCTTCGTGGGAAGCCATGCGTGCAAGGCCTTGGGTGCTGCCGGTTTCACGCCGGTGGTTTATGACGACCTTTCCAACGGTGTGCGCGACGCCGTCCGCTGGGGCCCGTTCGAACAGGGCGGCCTGGCGGACGAGGACAGGCTGACGGCGGTCCTGCGTCAATACCGTCCCGCCGCTGTCCTGCATTTCGCCGCTTTCATCGAGGCCGGGCAGTCGGTGCGGGAGCCGGGCCGGTTCTACGCCAACAATGTCGCCGGCACGCTGGCCCTGCTGCGCGCCATGGCGACGGTCGATCTGGCGCGCATCGTCTTTTCATCGACGGCTGCCGTGTACGGCAACCCCCAGATCGTGCCCATTCCGGAGCGCCATCCCTTGGCGCCGGTCAACCCCTATGGCCGCAGCAAGCTGATGGTGGAGGAGATCCTGGCGGATCTGTCGGCGGCCCAGTCGCTGCGCTTCGCCGTCCTGCGCTATTTCAACGCCGCAGGTGCCGATCCGGAAGGCGAACTGCGGGAAAACCACAAGCCGGAAACCCACCTCATCCCCCTGGCCCTGCAGGCGGCGTTCGGCCAGCGTCCGGAGCTTACCCTGTTCGGCACGGATTACGACACGCCGGACGGCACCTGCATCCGCGACTACGTCCACGTCGCCGACCTGGCCTCGGCTCACGTGCTGGCGCTGAAGCGGCTGCTGGCGGGGGGCGACAACCTGATCGCCAACCTGGGCACCGGCCGTGGCCATTCGGTGCGCGAGGTCATCGACACCGTCGCCACCGTCACCGGTCGGCCGGTTCCCGTTCGCCAGGCTGGCCGGCGGCCGGGCGACCCGGCCATCCTGGTGGCGGACGCCTCCTATGCCCGGCGCGAGCTGGCCTGGGCGCCACGCTTTCCGGAACTGGCCGACATGGTTCGGCACGCCGCCGCGACCCTGCCAGGGCTGTAA